In Mercurialis annua linkage group LG6, ddMerAnnu1.2, whole genome shotgun sequence, the following are encoded in one genomic region:
- the LOC126687690 gene encoding uncharacterized protein LOC126687690, giving the protein MPFGLKNAYKMFRGLDCLEVYIDDVVVKSNTKEVHLADLRKGFERIRSNGLKMNPLKCAFRVSARNFLGFLVHQRGVEIDKNKAKAIINGELPKTKKQLQRLVGQINFMRRFIANTEGRLRSWCVLLRGKETDQWVWTNEQRKVFDDLKEYLPKPPVMTPPKPNKPLFLYLLAAHESLGCMLAQEDNGVERAVYYLSRGLTDTEICYTDIEKMCLCLYFKCCKLRYYMLPVVVYVLSQTDIIKYILSKPYLRNWIGKWAIAMSEFTLVYVPQRAVKGQVLADFLADHAGITLREETISCCDIAIWETWFDGSRTNQGAGAGVHIVSPLGASYQLSFKLKFECTNNQAEYEALIFGLEILAELGANAINAKHLIEGFQDTRLEYTERADNGIANDLAQHGSGYKMNLQFDAIERETLNLHTGGITIDKRYLSVYQLDVTQYWRTEILRWFQKPDHTNRRLRTLALNYVVLAGELYKKGFEGLLFRCIGPKEAMLAMAEVHEGIAGAHHACPRMRWFIHKYGFYWPKMEQDCIIYAKGREACQKCGPIQHVPAEEFHSIIKPWPFRGWAVDLIGKIYRDSSDGHMFVIIATCYFTKWVEAKPLKSPTQEAVIKFFKEYIVHRHGLPDSITTDQGTMFTGGDILWWASQMKIRWCTQHHSMRKPTDRPR; this is encoded by the exons atgcctttcggcttgaagAATGCGTATAAGATGTTCAGAGGTTTGGATTGCCTTGAAGTGTACATCGACGACgtggtagtgaagtcgaacacCAAGGAGGTTCATTTGGCCGATCTGAGGAAGGGGTTCGAACGCATACGGTCTAATGGGTTAAAGATGAACCCTCTTAAATGTGCATTCAGAGTATCGGCTAGAAACTTCTTgg gtTTCTTagttcaccagcggggagtagagATAGATAAaaacaaagccaaggcgatcATCAATGGTGAACTACCtaaaaccaagaagcagcttCAGAGACTCGTCGGTCAAATAAATTTCATGAGACGATTCATAGCGAATACAGAAGGCCGACTTCGCAGCTGGTGTGTTCTGCTACGCGGAAAAGAGACCGATCAGTGGGTGTGGACGAACGAGCAGCGGAAAGTGTTTGACGATTTAAAAGAGTACTTGCCAAAACCTCCAGTCATGACCCCTCCAAAGCCGAACAAGCCACTGTTTCTTTATTTATTGGCCGCACATGAATCTCTAGGATGcatgctcgcccaagaggatAACGGGGTCGAAAGAGCGGTCTACTATTTAAGTCGTGGGCTGACCGATACGGAGATTTgctataccgacatagaaaagATGTGTCTGTGTCTGTACTTCAAATGCTGCAAGCTACGGTATTATATGTTGCCGGTAGTAGTATACGTGCTAtcccagaccgatatcattaagtatattCTGTCAAAACCATATTTAAGAAATTGGATTGGGAAGTGGGCGATCGCTATGTCTGAGTTTACGTTGGTATACGTTCCTCAGagagcagtaaaaggacaagtTTTGGCTGATTTTCTAGCCGATCATGCTGGTATCACCCTTAGGGAGGAAACAATTAGTTGCTGCGACATAGCCATATGGGAAACGTGGTTCGACGGATCTAGGACCAACCAGGGAGCAGGCGCCGGAGTACACATCGTCTCGCCCTTGGGGGCATCTTACCAACTGTCGTTTAAACTCAAGTTTGAATGTACCAACAACCAAGCAGAATACGAGGCCCTGATATTTGGTCTCGAGATTTTGGCCGAACTAGGGGCAAATGCGATAAAT GCAAAGCACCTGATAGAAGGCTTTCAAGACACAAGGTTAGAATACACCGAGAGGGCCGATAACGGTATCGCGAATGATTTGGCTCAACACGGCAGTGGGTACAAGATGAATCTCCAGTTCGACGCAATCGAAAGAGAAACGCTGAATCTCCATACTGGGGGCATCACCATCGACAAAAGGTATCTTTCGGTCTACCAATTGGATGTCACCCAATATTGGAGGACCGAAATTCTAAGATGGTTTCAAAAACCAGATCATACGAATAGGAGACTAAGAACCTTGGCCCTAAACTACGTTGTCCTGGCGGGCGAATTATACAAAAAGGGTTTTGAAGGTCTACTCTTCAGGTGCATCGGCCCAAAGGAAGCAATGTTAGCAATGGCCGAAGTACATGAAGGGATAGCAGGCGCTCACCATGCATGCCCCAGAATGAGATGGTTTATCCATAAATACGGCTTctattggccgaaaatggaacaagactgcATAATATATGCTAAAGGGCGCGAAGCCTGTCAGAAATGTGGCCCGATACAGCATGTCCCGGCCGAGGAATTCCATTCCATCATCAAGCCGTGGCCATTTAGAGGATGGGCTGTCGACCTCATAGGGAAAATATATCGTGATTCGTCAGATGGCCATATGTTTGTCATCATCGCCACATGCTATTTCACCAAGTGGGTCGAAGCAAAGCCCCTAAAATCTCCCACGCAAGAAGCAGTGATCAAGTTCTTTAAGGAGTACATCGTTCACCGACATGGTTTGCCTGACTCAATAACCACCgatcaagggacgatgttcacaGGAGGCGATATACTTTGGTGGGCTTCTCAGATGAAAATAAGATGGTGCACTCAACACCATTCTATGCGCAAGCCAACAGACAGGCCGAGGTGA